The following coding sequences are from one Ornithodoros turicata isolate Travis chromosome 1, ASM3712646v1, whole genome shotgun sequence window:
- the LOC135378858 gene encoding uncharacterized protein LOC135378858 isoform X2: protein MFRRSSASSSADIVEPDEDDTVLSRTSNTSIDDITHSPTVCEDNFGSSSIKGRSSSSTDRSCPRATEQQLPTQSVKKLSPDG, encoded by the exons ATGTTTCGCCGGAGCTCAGCATCATCCT CAGCTGACATTGTTGAACCTGACGAAG ATGACACTGTGTTGTCCAGAACCTCAAACACCAGCATAG ATGATATCACTCATAGTCCAACGGTTTGCGAAGACAACTTTGGAAGCTCAAGCATAAAAG GACGCAGTTCAAGTTCTACCGACAGAAGCTGCCCCCGAGCTACTGAGCAGCAACTACCAACACAGTCAGTAAAAAAACTGTCTCCAGATGGTTAG
- the LOC135378858 gene encoding uncharacterized protein LOC135378858 isoform X1 produces MFRRSSASSSADIVEPDEDDTVLSRTSNTSIDDITHSPTVCEDNFGSSSIKAGRSSSSTDRSCPRATEQQLPTQSVKKLSPDG; encoded by the exons ATGTTTCGCCGGAGCTCAGCATCATCCT CAGCTGACATTGTTGAACCTGACGAAG ATGACACTGTGTTGTCCAGAACCTCAAACACCAGCATAG ATGATATCACTCATAGTCCAACGGTTTGCGAAGACAACTTTGGAAGCTCAAGCATAAAAG CAGGACGCAGTTCAAGTTCTACCGACAGAAGCTGCCCCCGAGCTACTGAGCAGCAACTACCAACACAGTCAGTAAAAAAACTGTCTCCAGATGGTTAG